A genomic segment from Necator americanus strain Aroian chromosome III, whole genome shotgun sequence encodes:
- a CDS encoding hypothetical protein (NECATOR_CHRIII.G9689.T1), with translation MLAEESSDVTILAVSLSLAISFAVLACSKSSSRAIGGTRSTKKEERSATQEPTDNPRSDEARRNPAKNEPLPDALRPSKESNEKRPKHQKSSPMKSEPKGSSKGESEDRPKQSSKETGETPRKKSMVEKLTKEDVEDGTYEDVNIVRK, from the exons ATGCTGGCGGAGGAAAGCAGTGAT GTCACAATATTAGCAGTTTCTCTTTCGTTAGCTATTAGTTTTGCGGTATTGGCTTGTTCAAAAAGCTCTTCAAGAG CGATAGGAGGCACACGGAGTactaagaaagaagaaagaagtgcCACCCAG GAACCCACTGATAATCCGAGGAGCGATGAAGCAAGAAGAAACCCTGCTAAGAACGAACCATTACCGGATGCGTTGCGGCCATCCAAGGAATCCAATGAAAAAAGGCCCAAACATCAAAAATCGAGCCCCATGAAAAGTGAACCAAAAGGAAGTTCAAAGGGAGAATCTGAAGACCGTCCTAAACAAAGCTCCAAAGAAACTGGTGAGACTCCTCGTAAAAAGTCGATGGTCGAGAAATTAACAAAAGAAGACGTTGAA GATGGCACGTATGAAGACGTGAACATAGTGCGCAAATAG
- a CDS encoding hypothetical protein (NECATOR_CHRIII.G9690.T1), translating to MSDTGPVQLPKGKVVGKKWKILRKLGEGGCGAVYKVQDVNNKDKFAALKAESNFVAGGTVLKLEVQILRRLAGRPHVPELIHSGKKELYCYMVMTLLGDSLNALQNNRKGTPDSEGKLGTVAPGSTGLQESYSLPKRKRTRMTIYTYNARVIIGQTDSRQRHPLNAVYETGEEQFLGTCDSRGIGGVGVLVNRGMAKNINSFEQLTTRFGRLRMRKFGPTPALTIFVACAPSSSYQEEEVEVFYMDLEKFYREDHAFYKVIIGDFNAKVGLRRTPEEFHIGTHGLQWDDQASMGTRNSRSPLLYAGRGSRPTVLLCQSSIRDRTIASSEGDFPSQERADKFRERNPRTIINWDLLATIAGFWEDSAMDNMDEEYDRLVEHLREEG from the exons ATGTCAG ACACCGGGCCTGTACAGTTACCGAAAGGAAAAGTTGtagggaagaaatggaagatttTAAGGAAACTTGGCGAAGGAGGTTGCGGTGCTGTGTACAAAGTACAAGACGTCAACAATAAAGATAAATTC GCCGCACTAAAAGCCGAGTCAAATTTTGTAGCCGGGGGGACTGTATTGAAATTAGAAGTGCAG ATTCTACGACGATTAGCAGGACGACCTCACGTGCCGGAATTGAtacattcaggaaaaaaagaactttattGCTATATGGTGATGACATTACTTGGTGACAGTCTTAACGCATTACAAAA taatagaaaagggACTCCTGATTCCGAAGGAAAgcttggtacggtagcgccaggaagcacggggttgcaggagtcatatagcctaccgaaacggaaaaggactaggatgacgatctatACCTATAACGCAC GAGTGATCATCGGACAGACCGATTCGAGAcaacgtcaccctctcaatgccgtatatgaaactggagaagaacagttcttaggaacatgcgacagtagaggtattggtggagttggcgtcctcgtcaacaggggtatggcaaagaacatcaactctttcgaacaacttacgacccgattcggacgtctgcggatgagaaaatttggtccaacaccagctttgactatctttgTCGCTTGCGCACCATCATCAAGCtaccaagaagaagaagtcgaagttttctatatggacctggagaagttctaccgagaagatcatgccttctataaggtcataattggcgatttcaacgccaaagttggcctaagaagaacgcctgaggaatttcacatcgggacccacggcctacaatgggaTGACCAggcatccatgggaactcgcaattccaggagccctcttctctacgctggacgtgggagtcgcCCG ACGgtgctgttgtgccaaagttctatacgggatcggaccatcgcctcctctgagggagattttccttcacaagagAGAGCCgacaagttcagagagagaaatcccagaactatcattaactgggatctcttggCTACgatagccggcttttgggaagattccgcaatggacaacatggacgaggaatatgaccggctcgttgaacaccttcgcgaagaaggctga